A part of Limihaloglobus sulfuriphilus genomic DNA contains:
- a CDS encoding TonB-dependent receptor domain-containing protein, with translation MILDRDFDAPLPGVKITILETEQTVESTDEGNYLISDVAAGAYTLVFHKDGYNRVVKADVVVVSGMLRDLDISLSGEFTQMEEFIVQDIQFGGGTEAALLDLRMESPVLLDSISADLMSRAGASDAAGALNLVTGATVQDGKYATIRGLPDRYVNSQINSVRLPTADADKRAVQLDQFPADIIESIQVSKTFTPDQQGDASGGAVNLITRSIPEQFSLSIGGEYTYNTSVRDSDGSFLDYDESGFDFFGSSEQDRAIEPLGTDWNGAVGPRENSAPQDYKFSVSGGGSWNLDEDFRIGAFGSMYYKRESFFTDDKIDDKYWVENPGDGMSPQYNDGTPRQGKFKTSLYDIAQSRESLKWSSLGALGIEYEDHTLGFMYMKTKVVDDVRTLAEDTRGKQHYFPGYDYNRPGDVNPDEAPYLRSETLEYTERTTETIQFNGTHRLFDPDWEIGDMLSFSNPELDWTFAVSGAELDQPDKRQFGSVWYPASPETLNPGFPPWIPPYTIPGKPAEFRQLKADGGARLGNLQRIWKNIQEDSDQLFINLKMPFTQWSDNEGYFKFGFFNDELTREYTQDSFSNLNDPNNSFAGDWNDSWSEVFPDEYHEMQDPLIDVNYDGSQKIRAFYYMVDMPLDSKLNLIGGLRHEYTDLSTIIEPEANATWIPPGSAGSVIINPGDADVFFSQDDTLPSIGFEYDLFEEVKIRGSYSETVARQTFKELTPVKQQDYLGGDVFVGNPELTMSALENYDLRCDFTPYEGSLISASYFFKDVTDPIEYVQRNAGITYTTAVNYPEGEISGWEFEIRQELGNFWEDLAGLTAGANATFISSEVTLPDDEADDFDEPNIQAPTRKRDMTNAPEHLYNLFLTYDLDHIGFEDTNVGLFYTVRGDTLAAGAGQSNGNYIPDVYEKQFGTLNFTLSHKLNKNMKLKFQAKNLLDPEIDTVYRSDYIDGDVTKSSYTKGMAFSVSVTANF, from the coding sequence ATGATATTAGACAGAGACTTCGATGCTCCGCTGCCAGGCGTCAAGATTACAATACTTGAAACAGAACAGACAGTCGAGTCCACCGACGAAGGTAATTATCTGATCAGCGATGTTGCTGCCGGTGCATATACGCTCGTCTTTCACAAAGACGGTTATAACCGGGTCGTAAAGGCCGATGTTGTAGTGGTCTCCGGGATGCTTAGAGATCTTGATATTTCTCTTTCAGGTGAGTTCACCCAGATGGAGGAGTTTATTGTTCAGGACATCCAGTTTGGCGGCGGAACAGAAGCGGCTCTGCTTGATTTGCGAATGGAAAGTCCGGTTCTGCTTGATTCAATAAGTGCTGATTTGATGAGCCGGGCAGGTGCCAGTGATGCGGCAGGTGCACTGAATCTGGTTACAGGCGCCACTGTTCAGGACGGCAAGTATGCAACCATACGAGGGCTTCCTGACAGGTATGTAAACTCACAGATCAACAGTGTCCGCCTTCCCACGGCTGATGCGGACAAGCGTGCGGTTCAGCTTGATCAGTTCCCGGCAGACATAATTGAAAGCATACAGGTAAGCAAGACGTTTACCCCGGATCAGCAGGGAGATGCCTCAGGCGGGGCGGTCAATCTTATCACCAGAAGCATACCCGAGCAGTTCAGCCTGAGTATAGGCGGTGAATACACCTATAATACAAGTGTCAGGGATTCGGACGGCAGCTTTCTTGATTATGACGAATCTGGGTTTGATTTTTTCGGCAGCTCCGAGCAGGACAGGGCCATTGAGCCGCTGGGAACCGACTGGAACGGAGCCGTCGGCCCGCGAGAGAACAGTGCACCCCAGGATTACAAATTTTCAGTTTCCGGCGGGGGAAGCTGGAACCTTGATGAGGATTTCAGAATCGGTGCCTTTGGCAGCATGTATTACAAACGGGAGAGTTTCTTTACCGACGATAAAATAGATGATAAATACTGGGTTGAAAACCCAGGAGACGGCATGAGCCCGCAATACAATGATGGAACGCCTCGGCAGGGCAAATTTAAAACATCGCTTTATGATATTGCACAAAGCAGAGAATCTTTGAAGTGGAGCAGTCTTGGTGCTTTAGGCATTGAGTATGAAGACCACACTTTAGGTTTTATGTATATGAAGACAAAGGTGGTTGACGATGTCAGGACGCTAGCCGAGGATACCAGGGGCAAACAGCATTATTTTCCCGGCTACGATTATAACCGTCCCGGCGATGTCAATCCTGATGAAGCCCCGTATCTTAGAAGCGAAACGCTGGAATATACCGAGAGAACAACAGAGACCATTCAGTTCAACGGTACACACCGGCTTTTCGACCCTGACTGGGAGATCGGCGATATGCTCTCTTTCAGCAATCCGGAGCTTGACTGGACATTCGCGGTCAGCGGAGCGGAGCTGGATCAGCCGGATAAGAGGCAGTTCGGCTCAGTGTGGTATCCGGCATCTCCTGAAACATTGAATCCGGGTTTTCCTCCGTGGATACCGCCTTACACCATACCGGGTAAGCCGGCGGAATTCCGCCAGCTCAAAGCCGACGGCGGCGCAAGGCTGGGCAACCTGCAGAGAATATGGAAGAATATACAGGAAGACAGCGACCAGCTTTTCATCAATTTGAAAATGCCCTTTACGCAGTGGAGCGACAACGAAGGTTACTTCAAGTTCGGCTTTTTCAATGACGAGCTGACCAGAGAATATACACAGGATTCATTCAGCAACCTAAATGACCCCAACAATTCGTTTGCCGGAGACTGGAACGATTCGTGGAGTGAGGTTTTCCCCGATGAATATCACGAGATGCAGGACCCGCTGATTGATGTAAACTATGACGGCTCACAAAAGATTCGTGCTTTCTATTATATGGTTGATATGCCCCTGGATTCAAAATTGAACCTTATCGGCGGCCTCAGGCACGAATATACCGATCTTTCCACTATAATAGAGCCGGAGGCCAATGCGACATGGATTCCTCCGGGAAGTGCCGGTTCTGTAATTATAAACCCAGGCGATGCGGATGTATTTTTCTCACAAGACGATACACTCCCCTCGATCGGTTTTGAATATGACCTGTTTGAAGAGGTCAAGATACGAGGCTCGTATAGCGAGACAGTGGCCCGCCAGACATTCAAAGAGCTTACACCGGTTAAGCAGCAGGATTATCTCGGCGGTGATGTGTTCGTAGGTAACCCGGAGCTGACAATGAGTGCACTGGAGAATTACGATTTAAGATGCGATTTTACACCGTATGAAGGCAGTCTTATTTCAGCGTCTTACTTTTTCAAAGATGTAACCGACCCCATCGAATACGTGCAGCGTAACGCCGGAATCACCTACACCACCGCGGTAAATTATCCAGAGGGTGAAATATCCGGCTGGGAATTTGAAATTCGTCAGGAACTGGGAAATTTCTGGGAGGATTTGGCAGGACTTACCGCAGGCGCAAACGCAACTTTCATCTCGTCTGAAGTGACTCTTCCTGACGATGAGGCGGATGATTTCGACGAGCCCAATATTCAGGCTCCTACGAGAAAACGCGACATGACAAATGCCCCCGAGCATTTATACAATCTTTTTCTCACCTATGATCTTGATCATATCGGCTTTGAAGATACAAATGTGGGCCTTTTTTACACTGTTCGGGGTGACACCCTTGCTGCCGGTGCCGGTCAGTCCAACGGAAACTATATCCCAGATGTTTATGAAAAGCAATTCGGTACACTTAATTTTACCCTTTCGCATAAACTCAACAAAAACATGAAACTAAAATTCCAGGCAAAAAACCTACTTGACCCGGAAATCGACACAGTTTACCGCTCCGATTACATAGACGGCGATGTTACCAAGAGCTCTTATACGAAAGGGATGGCATTTTCAGTTTCGGTCACAGCGAATTTCTAA